A part of Astatotilapia calliptera chromosome 15, fAstCal1.2, whole genome shotgun sequence genomic DNA contains:
- the LOC113037615 gene encoding interferon-induced protein 44-like: MHHGGSTLTGATSLRLKNSSSGFFYKAQLELESPVSSTLLKVSYRTEHADRSPVRSTSHSSCTKKYKAFKIQKGDSNCYYPFVLNDMAGLNASSRKIRQLHVKDVKRALKGHIKEGYRFNPERKLSKDDPHYNSSPSDSDKVHILVFVVDASTIPNMKQEDMEVIEDIRDEADEMEVPQIVLFTKVDEACPKISRDIRNVYKSVSLKEKITKFSADTGINIVYIYPVKNIHSESDLKDGADVLILHALRRIIERGHDFLNKS; this comes from the exons ATGCACCATGGAGGAAGCACTTTAACTGGGG CTACAAGCCTCAGACTAAAGAACAGCAGCTCAGGATTCTTCTACAAGGCCCAGTTGGAGCTGGAAAGTCCAGTTTCATCAACTCTGTTAAAAGTGTCCTACAGAACAGAGCATGCAGACAGGTCTCCTGTCCGAAGCACCTCCCATTCATCTTGCACAAAAAAG TATAAAGCCTTCAAGATCCAAAAGGGAGACTCAAACTGCTATTACCCTTTTGTCTTGAATGACATGGCGGGACTGAACGCCAGCAGCAGAAAAATCAGACAGTTGCATGTGAAGGACGTCAAACGGGCCCTGAAGGGACACATCAAAGAAGGTTACAGG ttcaaTCCTGAACGTAAACTGTCCAAAGATGACCCACACTACAACAGCAGTCCTTCAGACAGCGACAAAGTGCACATTCTGGTTTTTGTCGTTGATGCCAGCACTATACCTAACATGAAGCAAGAGGACATGGAGGTAATCGAGGACATCAGAGATGAAGCAGATGAAATGG AGGTCCCACAAATAGTCCTTTTCACCAAAGTTGATGAGGCCTGTCCGAAGATCAGCAGAGATATCAGGAACGTCTACAAAAGCGTATCTCTAAAGGAAAAG ATTACTAAGTTCAGCGCAGACACGGGGATCAACATTGTCTACATCTATCCAGTGAAGAACATCCACTCAGAATCTGACCTGAAGGATGGCGCTGATGTTCTAATTCTGCACGCCCTCAGACGCATCATCGAAAGAGGACATGACTTTCTCAACAAATCCTAA